From Triticum urartu cultivar G1812 chromosome 2, Tu2.1, whole genome shotgun sequence, a single genomic window includes:
- the LOC125538514 gene encoding uncharacterized protein LOC125538514, giving the protein MATQGWVAEKLVDWVKKNPGEGAKAAKTKLEGDFNFKLKYSKAWAAARGFTEHKFRWHMQKIFEADPSAIEYLEKHHNRIWYRCAFGVDSKVDYLTNNISESFNKQIKDLKGLNLCELLDRIRELIMVKFNVRRHVGRYLAGIILPEVLKRLNALSKTIGPHKVAWNTEHEAEITLYDVKAYDQRHTVDLKQRTCSCRKFQVSGQPCIHALTFICSMRGAKIESFVDEYYSVAKFRAAYAGALPTMTDRTQWEQVDLGFLVYPPIQEKRPPGRPRVQRIRGFLEDPGRKVVKCKKCGRNGHFAKTCNLPPLVIAEPPPMEHTPTKRKRDATAAEEEVVEDDEPIANYKRYNTNLCSFFYHKLYL; this is encoded by the exons ATGGCAACACAAGGTTGGGTTGCAGAGAAGCTTGTTGATTGGGTGAAGAAAAACCCAGGAGAGGGAGCAAAGGCAGCGAAAACTAAGTTGGAGGGTGACTTCAACTTCAAGCTGAAGTATTCCAAAGCTTGGGCAG CTGCTAGGGGATTCACAGAGCACAAGTTCAGATGGCATATGCAAAAGATATTTGAGGCTGATCCAAGTGCTATCGAGTACCTTGAGAAACACCACAATAGGATTTGGTATAGGTGTGCCTTTGGTGTGGATAGCAAGGTTGATTATCTCACTAACAACATTTCTGAAAGTTTTAACAAGCAGATCAAAGACTTGAAAGGGCTAAATTTGTGTGAGCTACTAGATAGGATTAGAGAGCTAATAATGGTGAAGTTCAATGTGAGGAGGCATGTTGGTAGGTATTTGGCCGGCATAATCTTGCCCGAGGTTCTCAAGAGGCTCAATGCACTCAGTAAAACAATTGGGCCCCATAAAGTGGCGTGGAATACCGAACATGAGGCAGAGATTACACTATATGATGTGAAAGCATATGACCAGAGGCACACTGTTGATCTAAAACAGAGAACATGCTCATGTCGGAAATTTCAAGTTTCTGGGCAGCCTTGCATTCATGCATTGACTTTCATTTGTTCAATGAGGGGCGCAAAGATTGAGTCCTTTGTTGATGAGTATTACAGCGTGGCAAAATTTCGAGCTGCTTATGCTGGGGCACTGCCAACCATGACTGATAGGACACAATGGGAGCAAGTTGACCTTGGATTCCTTGTTTACCCACCTATACAAGAGAAAAGGCCACCTGGAAGGCCCAGGGTTCAAAGAATTAGAGGATTTCTTGAAGACCCAGGAAGAAAAGTGGTTAAATGCAAAAAATGTGGTCGAAATGGCCACTTTGCAAAAACTTGCAATCTCCCTCCTTTAGTTATTGCAGAACCACCACCAATGGAGCACACTCCTACTAAAAG AAAGAGAGATGCTACTGCAGCCGAGGAGGAAGTTGTGGAAGATGACGAACCTATAGCAAATTATAAAAGGTATAATACTAACTTATGTTCATTCTTTTACCACAAATTATATTTATGA